In Vanacampus margaritifer isolate UIUO_Vmar chromosome 18, RoL_Vmar_1.0, whole genome shotgun sequence, a genomic segment contains:
- the wbp2 gene encoding WW domain-binding protein 2 has product MTLNQNHSESGGVIINNSESVLMNHDNVELVFGDTDGLPEAFRKSKKGSIYLTPYRVIFVAKGRDALRSFMMPFYLTKGCEVKQPVLGANYIKGTISAEPGGGWEGSTSFKLVFSAGGAIEFGQCMLQVATQASRGQPAIPGFDGCPFMANGAYAYPPPPSNGAYPAGPPPGYAYSNATPQDGFYPNPPAFDSATAYMAPPPYSSALGQQPPHDPKVPSSAAAEAKAAEAAASAASCSMPPPTHVYLPEDKPPPYSPPEDKKNQ; this is encoded by the exons ATGACTCTTAACCAGAACCATTCGGAGTCCGGCGGAGTCATTATCAACAACAGTGAAAG CGTTTTGATGAACCATGACAACGTGGAGCTGGTCTTCGGCGACACGGATGGTTTACCGGAAGCCTTCAGAAAGAGCAAGAAGGGCAGCATCTACCTGACTCCATACAGG GTGATTTTTGTGGCTAAAGGTCGAGATGCACTCAGGTCTTTTATGATGCCTTTCTATTTGACAAAAGGCTGTGAGGTCAAGCAACCTGTACTGGGAGCAAATTACATCAAGGGGACCATCAGCGCTGAACCTGGAG GCGGCTGGGAGGGCAGCACAAGCTTCAAGCTGGTCTTTTCTGCGGGTGGAGCCATCGAGTTTGGACAGTGCATGCTGCAGGTTGCTACTCAGG CTTCCAGAGGCCAGCCGGCCATTCCAGGGTTCGATGGATGCCCTTTCATGGCTAACGGGGCCTATGCTTACCCGCCTCCGCCTTCTAACGGGGCGTATCCTGCCGGACCACCGCCAGGCTACGCCTACTCCAACGCTACTCCGCAAG ACGGCTTCTACCCCAACCCTCCAGCATTCGATAGCGCCACAGCCTACATGGCTCCACCTCCGTATTCATCTGCGCTGGGGCAGCAGCCCCCGCATGACCCTAAAGTCCCCTCTTCAGCTGCAG ctgaGGCTAAAGCAGCTGAAGCTGCAGCCAGTGCTGCTAGCTGTTCCATGCCACCGCCTACACATGTGTACCTGCCGGAG
- the unc13d gene encoding protein unc-13 homolog D, which produces MSTQRETTSSVDHRLKTPEQNLGSSRIKQYSPGHARKLGQTRRIRYRRDFKDEENPEDKAHHLKEMELKPLYKELLYTIAHKVGKSASTEVFADSQLHQYIKEALTMTESEHNSLMEKVQNSQPPVYCLMATVKEAKGILGKDVSGLSDPYCLLTILEDEEERRTRRSRAKASKYVVKDAVSADKIYQTDIKKQTLNPIWNETFIMEFEDIVGASFHLEMWDKDEEVSLTQKLEEFTSNLSSLSRIIKEVKKEKGTDDFLGKVVIKLQDLYCTEDNWYILEPRTETYPDRGQCHLNLKFTLKARDDTLSPGRNVYINYCGILQQFVLSYISKQKSSAPWNGELCGEAQTLLEHYATQTDLSPFLQDLAKWLAYSKLYQSIEVDSSLLLKQLTCVEYQWHQQELPHQQKQELGDSLHGFLHYGLHLVSKYRDVFPPTSSATPKLHTLLRILVQICKTKAFQKMNPADFELHDEVADAVQTGTQEWFTNKKGLHQPMTKEPSEIINALSRLIAEVRDDIKLNKDVWNRTFVSAVQVDVFTAVYEKLDFLLAAEVRETLSQMEGHIDQSLANSLFPVYLSLQAIHKDKAFLQKRGLLKLTNFHVSFREAQPYWLNQMFNTTMDRVERAVKVDKLQPMHSGAVPIKHSSSAVDLVGCIQPVCDLWEQMSWPDPEEAFMLMVKITEDVCKIVVTYCHSLKARVRMLSENSDHGSAINMLCVVVNDLEYLRSVLARLPTQLNWTGLRERTKHVIGESQFHNTLPSQVQQAQGILGREIRSALDTLSKKLNTDIETHVRGMSTRKRIPSKSTEDAASPLMRYLEKELHYMNENLVQENFNSLLTPLWNNSVKIIHQMAAEHSQQEWLMVFCRRLLYTLQCLEQCFHGEGNGLPLKILHSDEYKTLKAYLTHHSLSSSQLVDKYLEGKIWEQRVIAGEKYGAVTLLTSYRRSDQKLRVEVLNAVNLLPMDSNGLSDPYVQLCLEPYHTFPLVEPCCTQIKSCDRNPLFDEAFEFLVGLDQCQAPGACLVVTVLDHHTLRTDDFEGEAFLSLKDIPGVARGGEEKDGPGFQPDAPPAQIRLPLMHPKLNENNILKLLESQKGERDIQAFVKRRRQREKQSKERSQP; this is translated from the exons ATGTCAACTCAAAGGGAGACTACCAGCTCAGTGGACCATCGACTCAAAACACCTGAACAA AACCTTGGCTCATCAAGAATCAAGCAG TATTCTCCGGGCCATGCGCGCAAACTGGGCCAGACAAGAAGAATCCGATACAGGAGG GATTTTAAAGATGAGGAAAATCCAGAAGATAAAGCCCATCACCTCAAAGAGATGGAG CTGAAACCCCTGTATAAGGAGTTGTTGTACACAATTGCACACAAGGTGGGAAAATCTGCATCAACTGAGGTCTTTGCAGATAGCCAACTTCACCAGTACATCAAAGAG GCACTCACAATGACAGAATCTGAACACAACTCTTTGATGGAGAAAGTACAGAATTCACAG CCACCTGTCTACTGCTTGATGGCCACCGTAAAGGAAGCCAAGGGAATCCTGGGAAAAGATGTTAGTG GTTTAAGTGACCCATACTGCTTGCTGACCATCCTGGAGGATGAAGAAGAGAGGCGCACCCGTCGTTCCAGGGCcaaagcctctaaatatgtggTCAAGGACGCCGTGTCTGCTGATAAGATTTATCAGACCGACATCAAGAAGCAGACCCTCAACCCAATTTGGAACGAAACATTTATAAT GGAGTTTGAAGACATCGTGGGTGCCAGCTTCCACCTTGAGATGtg GGATAAAGATGAGGAGGTGTCCCTCACTCAGAAACTGGAGGAGTTTACAAGCAATTTGTCTAGCTTAAGCAG AATTATTAAGGAGGTTAAAAAGGAGAAAGGGACCGATGACTTTTTGGGGAAAGTTGTCATCAAACTACAG GATCTTTATTGTACTGAGGACAACTGGTACATTCTGGAGCCAAGAACAGAGACGTACCCAGACCGAGGCCAATGTCACCTCAACCTCAAGTTTACCCTTAAAGCG AGAGATGACACACTAAGTCCAGGTCGAAACGTTTACATCAACTACTGCGGAATCCTGCAACAGTTTGTTCTGTCTTACATTTCCAAGCAAAAG AGTTCCGCTCCGTGGAACGGGGAATTGTGTGGTGAGGCTCAGACTCTCCTGGAGCATTATGCGACACAGACTGACCTCTCACCTTTTCTGCAAGATCTGGC GAAGTGGTTGGCTTACAGTAAACTTTACCAAAGCATCGAGGTGGACTCCTCTTTGCTGTTAAAACAGCTCACTTGTGTGGAGTACCAGTGGCATCAACAGGAGCTGCCACACCAACAG AAACAAGAACTTGGCGACTCTCTTCACGGTTTCCTTCATTACGGACTCCATCTCGTGTCGAAATACAGAGATGTCTTCCCCCCAACGTCAAGTGCCACTCCCAAATTACACACGTTGCTCAG GATCTTAGTTCAGATCTGCAAGACAAAGGCATTTCAGAAAATGAACCCAGCTGATTTTGAACTTCATGATGAAGTAGCGGATGCGGTACAG ACAGGTACACAGGAGTGGTTTACCAACAAAAAAGGTTTGCACCAGCCAATGACCAAG GAGCCTTCAGAGATCATTAACGCCTTGTCCAGGTTGATTGCCGAAGTACGGGACGACATAAAACTCAACAAGGATGTCTGGAATAGAACATTTGTCAG TGCAGTACAAGTGGACGTGTTTACTGCAGTCTACGAGAAGTTGGATTTTCTG CTTGCTGCAGAAGTGAGAGAAACCTTGTCTCAAATGGAGGGGCACATTGATCAGAGTCTAGCCAACAGCCTGTTTCCCGTTTACCTGAGCCTGCAGGCCATCCACAAAGACAAGGCCTTCTTACAGAAAAG GGGTTTACTGAAGCTGACAAACTTTCACGTGAGCTTCAGAGAGGCTCAGCCTTATTGGCTCAACCAGATGTTCAACACCACTATGGACAGAGTAGAAAGGGCCGTAAAGGTCGACAAG CTACAGCCCATGCATTCAGGTGCAGTGCCCATTAAACACAGCTCCTCAGCAGTGGACCTGGTGGGTTGTATCCAGCCTGTGTGCGATTTGTGGGAGCAAATGTCCTGGCCTGACCCTGAAGAGGCGTTTATGCTCATGGTCAAAATCACTGAG GATGTTTGTAAGATTGTGGTAACCTACTGCCACAGTTTGAAAGCCAGAGTCAGGATGCTCTCAGAGAACTCAGACCACGGAAGCGCCATTAACATG CTGTGTGTTGTGGTCAACGACCTGGAATACCTGCGCTCTGTCCTGGCGCGGCTTCCCACGCAGCTGAACTGGACAGGCCTTCGGGAGCGCACCAAACACGTTATCGGGGAAAGTCAGTTCCACAACACGTTGCCGTCGCAGGTGCAGCAAGCTCAGGGCATCCTCGGCCGAGAGATCCGCTCCGCTTTGGACACGCTCAGCAAAAAG ttgaatacagaCATAGAGACTCACGTCAGAGGAATGTCAACCAGGAAGCGCATTCCCTCCAAATCCACAGAAGAC GCGGCAAGCCCTCTCATGCGCTATCTGGAAAAAGAGTTGCACTACATGAATGAAAACTTGGTTCAAGAGAACTTCAACAG TCTTCTTACTCCCTTGTGGAACAACTCGGTGAAGATCATCCACCAGATGGCCGCGGAGCATTCCCAGCAAGAGTGGCTCATGGTGTTCTGTCGCAGGCTGCTGTACACACTGCAG TGCCTGGAACAATGCTTCCACGGTGAGGGTAATGGCCTTCCATTGAAAATACTCCACTCTGATGAGTACAAG ACTCTCAAAGCCTACCTGACTCATCACTCTCTGAGCAGTAGCCAACTTGTGGACAAGTACCTCGAAGGGAAAAtatgggagcag AGAGTGATTGCCGGTGAGAAATACGGCGCCGTCACCCTTCTCACCTCCTACAGGAGATCAGACCAAAAACTCAGAGTTGAAGTGCTGAACGCAGTCAACCTCCTACCAATGGACTCCAACG GTTTAAGTGATCCGTACGTGCAGTTGTGCCTGGAGCCTTACCACACCTTCCCTCTCGTAGAACCTTGCTGCACTCAGATAAAAAGCTGCGATCGTAATCCTCTGTTCGATGAGGCCTTTGAGTT CCTGGTCGGATTGGATCAGTGCCAGGCTCCAGGGGCTTGCCTGGTAGTGACGGTTCTGGATCATCATACCTTGAGAACAGACGACTTTGAAGGTGAAGCCTTCCTGTCCCTTAAAGATATTCCTGGAGTAGCAAGAGGAGGGGAAGAAAAAGACGGACCGGGTTTTCAACCTGATGCCCCCCCTGCCCAAATACGTCTCCCTCTGATGCATCCAAAACTTAATG AAAACAACATCCTTAAGTTGCTGGAGTCCCAGAAAGGTGAGCGAGATATACAAGCCTTTGTGAAGAGAAGAAGACAAAGAGAGAAACAGTCCAAGGAGCGAAGTCAACCATAA